The following are from one region of the Candidatus Nealsonbacteria bacterium CG07_land_8_20_14_0_80_39_13 genome:
- a CDS encoding NAD(P)H-hydrate dehydratase produces the protein MEEEIKEILKGIYKERPKGTYFRKYDFGMVLVIGGGNFYSGSPALSAMAALETGADMTRIIAPKRAADIIAGFSPDLAAYPLKGDYISKCHLTDLISMTESAKAVSRGNLSVVIGGGMGRSPETQETILEYISKVDVPMVIDADAIYALNSKPEGVKLIAGKDFLITPHKYEFFVLTGKDIEGISHADKVEVVREEAGRLKTNILLKESPDIISNGKDVLLNKVGSPYMSVGGTGDSLAGICGALMARRINPFKAAQIATYINGRAGEIAAERRKDSLKATDVISTINQAIFS, from the coding sequence ATGGAAGAAGAAATAAAAGAAATATTAAAGGGAATTTATAAAGAAAGGCCAAAAGGGACATATTTCAGAAAATATGATTTTGGTATGGTTTTGGTTATCGGCGGAGGTAATTTTTATTCAGGGTCGCCGGCTTTATCGGCTATGGCAGCTTTGGAAACCGGAGCGGATATGACCAGGATCATTGCTCCAAAGAGAGCGGCTGATATTATCGCCGGTTTCTCGCCTGACTTGGCCGCTTACCCCTTGAAAGGGGATTATATTTCCAAATGCCATTTGACTGACTTGATTTCAATGACTGAATCAGCCAAGGCTGTGTCAAGAGGAAACTTGTCAGTGGTCATCGGCGGAGGCATGGGCAGATCGCCGGAAACACAGGAAACAATCCTTGAATACATTTCAAAAGTTGACGTTCCGATGGTTATTGATGCTGACGCCATTTACGCCCTGAACAGCAAGCCGGAAGGAGTTAAATTAATAGCTGGAAAAGATTTTTTGATCACGCCTCATAAGTACGAGTTTTTTGTATTAACAGGAAAAGATATTGAAGGTATTTCCCATGCCGATAAAGTGGAAGTTGTCAGGGAAGAAGCCGGTCGTCTCAAAACCAACATACTTCTCAAGGAAAGTCCGGATATAATTTCCAACGGGAAAGATGTTCTTTTGAATAAAGTCGGCAGTCCCTATATGAGCGTTGGCGGAACAGGAGATTCTTTAGCCGGAATTTGTGGCGCTTTGATGGCTAGAAGAATAAATCCTTTCAAGGCTGCTCAAATTGCTACTTATATCAATGGCCGAGCCGGAGAAATCGCAGCTGAACGCAGAAAAGACAGCTTGAAAGCGACTGACGTCATATCCACCATCAACCAAGCCATCTTCTCGTAA
- a CDS encoding antitoxin has protein sequence MNRIAYNKKILGGKPIIKGTRISIEFILELLASGMEPEQIIKEYPSLKKQDILAVLEYAAITVKREEFIFA, from the coding sequence ATGAATCGAATCGCATATAATAAGAAAATACTTGGTGGCAAACCTATTATTAAGGGAACAAGGATTTCCATTGAATTTATATTGGAACTTTTAGCATCGGGAATGGAACCGGAGCAAATTATAAAAGAATATCCTTCCCTTAAAAAGCAAGATATTTTAGCTGTTCTTGAGTATGCAGCCATAACCGTAAAAAGAGAAGAGTTTATCTTCGCTTAA
- a CDS encoding thioredoxin-disulfide reductase — MYDIIIIGGGPAGINAGIYAARYRLKTLLITENFGGQIVWKSVDIENYLGFGKISSPDLIKKFREHLKNFEVEIMEGDSVIGVSKGEAGFLVKTKSGKDFEGKTAIVASGASPRHLNVAGEKEFIGRGVSYCATCDAAMFKNKSVAVIGGGNAGFEAALALSKWADKIYILEFAPTMPADEANKSMAAETGKIELIAGVALKEIKGAQFVSSINYEDRVSKEIKSLNVEGVFIEIGHQPANVFVKDLVEFNEKSEIKVDDNFMSKTPGFFAAGDVNNTKYKQIIVAASEGAQAALSAYEYLRTYGK, encoded by the coding sequence ATGTACGATATTATAATTATTGGGGGAGGGCCGGCGGGAATAAACGCCGGAATATACGCAGCCAGATACAGATTAAAAACGCTTTTGATAACGGAAAATTTCGGCGGACAGATAGTCTGGAAATCAGTTGATATAGAAAATTATCTCGGTTTTGGAAAAATTTCCAGTCCGGATTTAATTAAGAAATTCAGAGAACATCTGAAGAATTTTGAAGTAGAAATTATGGAAGGCGATTCAGTAATAGGTGTTTCTAAGGGGGAAGCAGGGTTCCTTGTTAAAACGAAGAGCGGAAAGGATTTTGAAGGGAAAACAGCTATCGTCGCTTCAGGGGCAAGTCCTCGTCATTTGAATGTCGCCGGAGAAAAAGAATTTATCGGCAGAGGCGTGAGTTATTGCGCTACTTGCGATGCTGCTATGTTCAAAAATAAATCTGTTGCCGTAATCGGCGGAGGCAATGCCGGATTTGAAGCGGCTTTAGCTTTAAGCAAGTGGGCTGACAAAATCTATATTTTGGAATTCGCTCCGACAATGCCGGCTGATGAAGCCAATAAATCAATGGCTGCTGAAACCGGGAAAATAGAGTTGATTGCCGGCGTCGCCTTGAAAGAAATTAAAGGAGCTCAATTTGTAAGTTCCATAAATTACGAAGACAGGGTTTCCAAGGAAATTAAAAGCCTTAACGTAGAAGGAGTTTTTATTGAAATAGGGCATCAGCCGGCTAATGTTTTTGTTAAGGACTTGGTTGAATTCAATGAAAAAAGCGAGATAAAAGTTGACGATAATTTTATGTCTAAAACGCCGGGTTTTTTTGCCGCCGGGGACGTTAACAATACAAAATACAAGCAGATTATAGTCGCCGCCAGCGAGGGCGCTCAGGCGGCCTTATCGGCCTACGAATACCTCAGAACATATGGAAAATAA
- a CDS encoding phosphopyruvate hydratase — MENNKIKSIRAREILDSRGNPTVEVELKTKLGCFYASVPSGASTGECEAVELRDGGERYGGKGVLKALKNINEIIAPKLKGKSVLEQKKIDDIMIKLDGTENKSKLGANAILPVSMAVCRAGAATSNIPLYKYINKIQNSKFKIQNFRAPSPCFNIINGGAHSSSNLDIQEFMIIPQGNNFAENLQISTEIYHNLESIFEKKFGAGSVSLGDEGGFSSMTLGVEDALDIIMKAVNHKKYGEKIKLGLDCAANHFKKKNSSQYFLENRELSSESLMNFYQDLVDEYPIIFLEDPFAEKDFNGFKEIQRLLREKILIIGDDLICTNPKMIRKAKEENLCNGMIVKMNQIGTISETLEAAALAKSFSWKLITSHRSGDTCDDFIADLAVGIGSDFIKSGAPARGERVAKYNRLLKIEQELN, encoded by the coding sequence ATGGAAAATAATAAAATTAAATCAATAAGGGCGAGAGAAATTTTGGATTCAAGGGGAAATCCGACAGTTGAAGTTGAATTGAAAACCAAGCTCGGCTGTTTTTACGCTTCGGTTCCGTCGGGCGCGTCAACAGGGGAATGCGAGGCAGTTGAATTAAGGGACGGCGGAGAAAGATATGGCGGGAAAGGAGTTTTGAAAGCTCTAAAAAACATCAACGAAATTATTGCCCCTAAACTTAAAGGGAAAAGCGTTTTAGAACAGAAAAAAATAGATGATATAATGATTAAGCTGGATGGCACGGAGAATAAATCAAAATTAGGCGCTAATGCTATTTTGCCGGTTTCAATGGCGGTTTGCCGAGCCGGCGCTGCCACAAGCAACATTCCCCTGTATAAATATATCAACAAAATTCAAAATTCAAAATTCAAAATTCAAAATTTCAGAGCGCCTTCTCCTTGTTTTAATATCATTAATGGAGGAGCGCATTCCAGCAGCAATCTGGATATTCAGGAATTTATGATCATTCCTCAGGGGAATAATTTTGCGGAAAATCTTCAAATTTCAACGGAAATTTATCATAATTTGGAATCTATTTTTGAGAAAAAATTTGGCGCCGGGTCCGTGAGTCTGGGAGACGAGGGAGGGTTCAGTTCAATGACCCTTGGCGTTGAAGATGCTCTGGATATTATAATGAAGGCTGTAAATCACAAGAAATACGGAGAAAAAATAAAATTGGGCCTGGATTGCGCCGCCAATCATTTTAAAAAGAAAAATTCCAGCCAATACTTTTTGGAAAATAGAGAGCTTTCATCAGAAAGTTTAATGAATTTTTATCAGGATCTTGTTGATGAATATCCGATTATATTTTTGGAAGATCCATTTGCCGAAAAAGACTTTAACGGTTTCAAGGAAATTCAGCGGCTATTGAGAGAAAAAATATTGATTATCGGCGATGATTTGATATGCACTAATCCTAAAATGATCAGAAAAGCGAAAGAAGAGAATTTATGCAATGGGATGATTGTAAAAATGAATCAAATAGGAACAATTTCAGAAACATTAGAGGCAGCGGCCTTGGCTAAGTCGTTCAGCTGGAAACTCATCACTTCTCACCGGTCAGGCGACACCTGCGATGATTTTATCGCTGATTTAGCAGTGGGAATTGGTAGCGACTTTATAAAATCCGGCGCTCCGGCCCGCGGTGAACGCGTGGCAAAATACAATCGCTTGTTGAAAATCGAGCAAGAACTTAATTAG